One genomic window of Bradyrhizobium sp. CCGE-LA001 includes the following:
- a CDS encoding CaiB/BaiF CoA transferase family protein — translation MTRPFEGVKILDFTQVLAGPYASYQLALLGADVIKVERREGEDMRRTPLSREWAERGLAPAFQAVNGNKRSLTLDLQKPEAIAIVKKLAAQVDVVMENFRPGVMDKLGIGYEALSAINPKLIYCAVSGFGQTGRDRLRPGYDGKMQALSGIMAITGHPETGPTRAGFAVCDVLSGATAAFGVSSALYQRDRTGKGQLIDVSMLEATLAFLSGQIADWSVAGHRQQLSGNQAVSRRTTANLFKCGDGHILLAVNNEKQYRALMSTLGREDTLTDPRFADWFSRNENEPALRAIIEEALAAKPAREWETILEDAGAPCASIWKVEEVIDHPQIAARGAIQELDTPYGRLRFAGSGFKLAHGGGRLDRMAPELGADTDAVLGELGLDAAEIAELRAREIV, via the coding sequence GTGACGCGACCTTTCGAGGGCGTGAAGATCCTGGACTTCACGCAAGTGCTGGCCGGCCCCTATGCGAGCTACCAGCTCGCGCTGCTGGGGGCCGACGTCATCAAGGTCGAGCGGCGCGAGGGCGAGGACATGCGCCGCACGCCGCTCTCACGCGAATGGGCCGAGCGCGGCCTCGCGCCGGCATTCCAGGCCGTCAACGGCAACAAGCGCAGCCTGACGCTGGATTTGCAGAAGCCCGAGGCGATCGCGATCGTGAAGAAGCTCGCGGCGCAGGTTGACGTCGTCATGGAGAATTTCCGCCCCGGCGTGATGGACAAGCTCGGCATCGGCTATGAGGCGCTCTCCGCGATCAATCCAAAGCTGATCTATTGCGCGGTCTCAGGCTTCGGCCAGACCGGACGCGACCGCCTGCGGCCCGGCTATGACGGCAAGATGCAGGCGCTGTCGGGCATCATGGCGATCACCGGCCATCCCGAGACCGGGCCGACGCGCGCCGGCTTTGCGGTATGCGACGTGCTCTCGGGCGCGACGGCCGCCTTCGGCGTGTCGAGCGCGTTGTACCAGCGCGACCGCACCGGCAAGGGCCAGCTGATCGACGTCTCCATGCTGGAGGCGACGCTGGCGTTCCTTTCGGGCCAGATCGCGGATTGGTCGGTCGCCGGCCATCGCCAGCAATTGTCAGGCAACCAGGCGGTGAGCCGCAGGACCACGGCGAATTTGTTCAAGTGCGGCGACGGCCACATCCTGCTCGCCGTCAACAACGAGAAGCAATACCGCGCGCTGATGTCGACGCTCGGCCGCGAGGACACGCTGACCGATCCACGCTTCGCCGACTGGTTCTCCCGCAACGAGAACGAGCCGGCGCTACGCGCCATCATCGAGGAGGCGCTGGCGGCAAAACCGGCGCGCGAATGGGAGACGATCCTAGAAGACGCCGGCGCGCCCTGCGCCAGCATCTGGAAGGTCGAGGAGGTGATCGACCATCCGCAGATTGCCGCGCGAGGTGCCATTCAAGAGCTGGATACGCCCTACGGCCGGCTGCGCTTCGCCGGCAGCGGATTCAAGCTCGCCCATGGCGGCGGCAGACTGGACCGCATGGCGCCGGAGCTCGGGGCGGATACGGATGCGGTGCTGGGCGAGCTGGGGCTCGATGCTGCGGAGATCGCGGAGCTGAGGGCGAGGGAGATTGTGTAA
- a CDS encoding SOS response-associated peptidase, which yields MCGRFVITSAPAALRQLFGYVEQPNFPPRYNVAPTQPIPVVWIENSARHFRLMRWGLLPTWVKDPRGFTLLINARSETILEKPAFKKAIRRRRGLIPADGYYEWKTEGGRKQPFFIHRADGAPIGFAAVFETWMGPNGEELDTVAIVTAAAGEDLAALHDRVPVTISPRDFERWLDSRGDEVDAILPLLTAPRIGEFAWHPVSTRVNRVANDDEQLVLPISAEEMEAEAEAAKPKKVVRKVAANSADDGQGSLF from the coding sequence ATGTGTGGACGCTTCGTCATAACTTCGGCCCCCGCGGCTTTGCGGCAACTGTTCGGCTATGTCGAGCAGCCCAACTTCCCGCCCCGGTACAATGTCGCCCCGACACAACCGATTCCGGTCGTATGGATCGAGAACAGCGCGCGGCATTTCCGCCTGATGCGCTGGGGCCTGTTGCCGACCTGGGTCAAGGATCCCCGCGGGTTCACGCTCCTCATCAACGCCCGCTCCGAGACAATTCTAGAGAAGCCTGCCTTCAAGAAGGCGATCCGACGGCGGCGCGGGCTGATCCCCGCGGACGGCTATTACGAATGGAAGACGGAGGGCGGCCGCAAGCAGCCGTTCTTCATTCACCGCGCCGACGGCGCGCCGATCGGTTTCGCCGCGGTGTTCGAGACCTGGATGGGGCCGAACGGCGAGGAGCTCGACACGGTCGCGATCGTCACGGCGGCGGCGGGCGAGGATCTCGCCGCGCTGCATGACCGCGTTCCCGTCACCATCAGCCCGCGCGATTTCGAACGCTGGCTCGACAGTCGCGGCGACGAGGTCGATGCCATCCTGCCGCTGCTGACCGCCCCGCGCATCGGCGAGTTCGCCTGGCACCCGGTCTCCACCCGCGTCAACCGCGTCGCCAATGACGACGAGCAGCTGGTGTTGCCGATCAGTGCGGAGGAGATGGAGGCGGAGGCCGAGGCGGCCAAGCCGAAGAAGGTGGTGCGGAAGGTTGCGGCGAACTCGGCGGATGATGGGCAGGGGTCGTTGTTTTGA
- a CDS encoding NUDIX hydrolase, giving the protein MVSAVQPSHPQIAVSAAIFRDGKVLLTRRARSPAKGFYSLPGGRVEFGESLHQALLREVDEETGLAIDIVGLAGWREVLPASAGAGHYLIMSFAARWVAKEPALNDELDDYRWIAPDALAGLGDLKLTGGLEEVIQSAARLIGP; this is encoded by the coding sequence GTGGTATCGGCAGTTCAGCCATCCCATCCCCAGATCGCAGTCAGTGCCGCGATTTTCCGCGACGGCAAGGTGCTGCTGACCCGCCGCGCCCGCTCGCCCGCCAAAGGGTTCTATTCGCTGCCCGGGGGCCGGGTCGAATTCGGCGAATCGCTGCACCAGGCCCTGCTGCGTGAAGTGGACGAGGAAACCGGGCTTGCCATCGACATCGTCGGCCTTGCCGGCTGGCGCGAGGTGCTGCCGGCTTCGGCCGGTGCTGGCCATTATCTGATCATGTCCTTTGCCGCCCGCTGGGTGGCCAAGGAGCCGGCTCTGAACGACGAGCTCGACGACTACCGCTGGATCGCCCCGGATGCCCTGGCGGGCCTCGGCGACCTCAAGCTGACCGGAGGACTGGAGGAGGTCATCCAGTCCGCTGCGCGTCTGATCGGACCCTGA
- a CDS encoding TIGR02301 family protein, with protein MFTRFLAIFALILACACVPARAQGVAAPFDGDLQRLAEILGGLHYLRGICGSNEGNKWRNEMQALIDAETPSGERRSRMIAGFNRGYNGFQQTYRSCTPAATVAIRRYIEEGSKISRDLTARYAN; from the coding sequence ATGTTCACGCGATTTCTGGCCATTTTTGCCCTGATTCTCGCCTGCGCCTGCGTGCCTGCCCGGGCCCAGGGCGTGGCGGCGCCGTTTGACGGCGACCTGCAGCGGCTGGCCGAGATCCTCGGCGGGCTGCATTATCTGCGCGGCATCTGCGGGTCCAACGAGGGCAACAAATGGCGCAACGAGATGCAGGCGCTGATCGATGCCGAAACACCCTCGGGCGAGCGCCGCTCCCGCATGATCGCCGGTTTCAACCGCGGCTATAACGGCTTTCAGCAGACCTACCGGAGCTGCACGCCGGCGGCGACGGTCGCGATCCGCCGCTATATCGAGGAAGGCTCGAAGATCTCGCGGGATCTGACGGCGCGCTACGCGAACTGA
- a CDS encoding cupredoxin domain-containing protein: protein MRPGRLAATALAVVFLSMTLPAHAATIEITMENLVISPAEVTAKVGDTISWINKDVFAHTATAKNGDFDVTLPEKKSATSVLKKAGMVEYYCRYHPNMKATLKVEP from the coding sequence ATGAGACCAGGACGCCTCGCTGCGACCGCGCTCGCGGTCGTCTTCCTGTCGATGACCCTCCCGGCGCACGCCGCGACTATCGAGATCACGATGGAGAATCTCGTGATCTCGCCGGCGGAGGTAACGGCGAAGGTCGGCGACACCATCTCATGGATCAACAAGGACGTCTTCGCGCACACCGCCACGGCGAAGAACGGCGATTTCGACGTGACACTGCCGGAGAAGAAGTCGGCGACATCAGTTCTGAAGAAGGCCGGAATGGTCGAGTATTACTGCCGCTATCATCCCAACATGAAAGCGACGCTCAAGGTTGAGCCGTGA
- a CDS encoding DUF4142 domain-containing protein — protein sequence MFTRWSAAIAAAILLSSPALLRGANAADKPTDPQIAHIAYTAGVIDINAAKQAQKKAKNKDVKAFAEDMLRDHEAVNKQALALVKKLNVTPEDNDTSKALSKQASDKLAELDKLDGAAFDKAYVANEIAYHKAVNGALETQLIPSASNAELKSLLQTGLKIFQGHQQHAEHVAAELK from the coding sequence ATGTTTACCCGATGGAGCGCGGCCATCGCCGCAGCAATTCTGTTGTCGAGCCCGGCGCTGCTTCGAGGCGCGAACGCCGCCGACAAGCCCACCGATCCGCAGATTGCCCACATCGCCTACACTGCGGGCGTGATCGACATCAACGCGGCCAAGCAGGCGCAGAAGAAGGCCAAGAACAAGGACGTGAAAGCATTTGCCGAGGACATGCTGCGCGACCACGAGGCCGTGAATAAGCAGGCGCTCGCGCTGGTCAAGAAGCTGAACGTCACGCCCGAAGACAACGACACCAGCAAGGCATTGTCGAAGCAGGCGAGCGACAAGCTGGCCGAGCTCGACAAGCTGGACGGTGCGGCCTTCGACAAGGCCTATGTCGCGAATGAGATCGCCTACCACAAGGCGGTCAACGGCGCGCTGGAGACCCAGCTCATTCCGTCTGCCAGCAATGCCGAGCTGAAGAGCCTGTTGCAGACCGGCCTGAAAATATTCCAGGGCCACCAGCAGCACGCCGAGCACGTCGCGGCCGAGCTGAAATAG
- a CDS encoding RNA polymerase sigma factor — MQRTVAGLSADARTPEAELIDRARSRDEAALREIMQANNRRLYRLARGILRSDSEAEDVVQETYVRAFTHLDGFRGESGLSTWLSRIAINEALGRARSAKPQVEFDSVSEAALEAQIIKFPVSPAGDPERTMAQREIQRVVERAIDELPDVFRMVFVARVMEGMNIEETADLLGVKPETVKTRLHRARTMLRENVEKEIGPVMMDAFPFAGWRCERLTASVLKRLGIGG; from the coding sequence ATGCAACGGACCGTAGCCGGCCTGTCCGCCGATGCCAGGACACCGGAAGCCGAGCTGATCGATCGTGCCCGGAGCCGCGACGAGGCGGCGTTGCGCGAGATCATGCAGGCCAACAACCGCAGGCTCTACCGACTCGCGCGCGGAATCCTGCGCAGCGACAGCGAGGCGGAGGACGTGGTGCAGGAAACCTACGTCCGCGCCTTTACCCATCTCGATGGCTTCCGCGGCGAATCTGGATTGTCGACCTGGCTGTCACGAATTGCCATCAACGAGGCGCTTGGCCGGGCGCGAAGTGCAAAGCCTCAGGTCGAGTTCGACTCGGTGTCCGAAGCTGCGCTCGAGGCACAGATCATCAAGTTTCCCGTTTCTCCCGCAGGCGATCCGGAAAGGACCATGGCCCAACGTGAAATCCAGCGCGTCGTCGAACGCGCCATCGACGAACTGCCGGATGTCTTCCGCATGGTATTCGTCGCGCGCGTCATGGAGGGCATGAACATCGAGGAGACCGCCGATCTGCTCGGCGTGAAGCCTGAGACCGTGAAGACGCGGCTGCATCGCGCCCGCACCATGCTGCGCGAGAATGTCGAGAAGGAGATCGGTCCGGTGATGATGGATGCGTTTCCGTTCGCCGGCTGGCGCTGCGAGCGCCTGACCGCGTCAGTGCTGAAGCGGCTCGGCATTGGCGGCTGA
- a CDS encoding sulfurtransferase, whose amino-acid sequence MTMPSPLITTEQLAAILGDPNLRLYDCTTYNEPVPPGSDVPYRAVPGDKTFAAGHVPGADFLDLQGEFSDTSAEQFFMMPDVAQLEAAFGRHGLDAGKIIVLYSIGTMMWSTRFWWMLRSLGVDARVLDGGFDKWKAEGRPVETGAPKGYPATTFKATPRPGFFVDKNIVKARIGDPATVIVNALGPQFHQGLEPSRYGRPGRVPGSINVPAATLTNADKTLTTLADAAAKFAAQGVTRDKNVILYCGGGISATIDLLLLTQLGYDRLTLYDASMGEWARDPALPIEAD is encoded by the coding sequence ATGACCATGCCATCACCCCTGATCACCACCGAGCAGCTCGCCGCCATCCTCGGCGATCCCAATCTGCGCCTCTACGACTGCACGACCTACAACGAGCCGGTGCCGCCGGGCAGCGACGTGCCCTATCGCGCGGTGCCGGGCGACAAGACGTTCGCCGCGGGCCACGTCCCCGGCGCCGATTTCCTCGATCTGCAAGGCGAGTTCTCCGACACCTCGGCAGAGCAGTTCTTCATGATGCCCGATGTGGCTCAGCTCGAGGCCGCCTTCGGCCGCCACGGTCTCGATGCGGGCAAGATCATCGTGCTCTACAGCATCGGCACGATGATGTGGTCGACGCGGTTCTGGTGGATGCTGCGCTCGCTCGGCGTCGATGCGCGTGTGCTCGATGGCGGTTTCGACAAATGGAAGGCGGAGGGGCGGCCGGTCGAGACGGGCGCGCCGAAGGGATATCCGGCGACGACATTCAAGGCCACACCGCGCCCAGGCTTCTTCGTCGACAAGAACATCGTGAAGGCGCGGATCGGCGATCCCGCGACCGTCATCGTCAACGCGCTCGGTCCGCAGTTTCATCAGGGTCTCGAGCCGAGCCGCTACGGCCGGCCCGGCCGCGTTCCCGGCAGTATCAACGTTCCCGCCGCGACGCTCACCAATGCCGACAAGACGCTGACGACGCTTGCGGATGCCGCGGCGAAATTCGCGGCCCAGGGCGTCACGCGGGATAAGAATGTTATCCTCTATTGCGGCGGCGGTATCTCGGCCACGATCGATCTGCTGCTACTGACGCAACTCGGCTACGACAGGCTGACGCTCTACGATGCCTCAATGGGCGAGTGGGCGAGGGATCCCGCGCTGCCGATCGAGGCGGACTAA
- a CDS encoding dihydroorotase: MTQRFDVILKGGTVVNQDGEGVRDIGISNGHIAELGPLSQGSAAEVVDCKGLHILPGVMDTQVHFREPGLEQKEDLETGSRSAVMGGVTAVFEMPNTSPLTVTETTFTDKVKRAHHRMHCDFAFFIGGTRENVQDLPVLERAPGCAGVKVFIGSSTGALLVEDDESLRRIFQVIRRRAAFHAEDEYRLNDRKSLRIEGDARSHPVWRDETAALMATQRLVKLAHETGKRIHVLHVSTKEEIEFLRDHKDVASCEATPHHLTLVAPECYERLGTLAQMNPPVRGADHRAGIWRGIEQGIIDVLGSDHAPHTLEEKSKTYPASPSGMTGVQTLVPVMLDHVNAGRLSLARFVDLTSAGPARLYNMACKGRIAAGYDADFTIVDLKRSETITNKWVASKAGWTPYDGVRVTGWPVGTFIRGRRVMWQGELVTPSQGEPVRFLETLKQ, encoded by the coding sequence ATGACCCAGCGTTTCGACGTGATCCTCAAAGGCGGCACCGTGGTCAACCAGGACGGCGAGGGTGTTCGCGATATCGGCATCAGCAATGGTCACATTGCCGAGCTGGGTCCGCTGTCGCAAGGCTCAGCTGCCGAGGTGGTCGACTGCAAGGGCCTCCACATCCTGCCCGGCGTGATGGACACGCAGGTGCATTTCCGCGAGCCCGGGCTGGAGCAGAAGGAAGACCTCGAGACCGGCTCGCGCAGCGCCGTCATGGGCGGCGTCACCGCCGTGTTCGAGATGCCGAACACGTCTCCATTGACGGTGACCGAGACCACCTTCACCGACAAGGTGAAGCGTGCCCATCACCGCATGCATTGCGATTTCGCCTTCTTCATCGGCGGCACCCGCGAGAACGTGCAGGATTTGCCGGTGCTCGAACGGGCGCCGGGCTGCGCCGGCGTCAAGGTTTTCATCGGCTCCTCGACCGGCGCGCTGCTGGTCGAGGACGACGAAAGCCTACGCCGCATCTTCCAGGTGATCCGCCGCCGCGCCGCCTTCCATGCTGAGGACGAGTATCGCCTCAACGACCGTAAATCGCTGCGCATCGAGGGCGATGCGCGCTCGCATCCGGTCTGGCGCGACGAGACCGCGGCACTGATGGCGACGCAGCGGCTGGTGAAGCTGGCGCATGAGACGGGGAAGCGCATCCACGTGCTGCACGTATCCACCAAGGAGGAGATCGAGTTCCTGCGCGATCACAAGGACGTCGCCTCCTGCGAGGCGACGCCGCATCATCTCACGCTGGTCGCGCCCGAATGCTACGAGCGGCTCGGCACGCTGGCGCAGATGAACCCGCCGGTGCGCGGCGCAGATCATCGCGCCGGCATCTGGCGCGGTATCGAGCAGGGCATCATCGACGTGCTCGGCTCGGATCATGCGCCGCATACGCTTGAAGAGAAGTCGAAGACCTATCCGGCCTCGCCCTCGGGCATGACCGGCGTGCAGACGCTGGTGCCTGTCATGCTCGATCACGTCAACGCCGGCCGGCTATCGCTGGCAAGGTTCGTCGATCTCACCAGTGCCGGCCCCGCGCGTCTTTACAACATGGCCTGCAAGGGCCGTATCGCCGCCGGCTACGATGCCGACTTCACCATCGTCGACCTCAAGCGCAGCGAGACCATCACCAACAAATGGGTGGCGTCCAAGGCCGGCTGGACGCCCTATGACGGCGTGCGCGTGACGGGCTGGCCCGTCGGCACCTTCATCCGCGGCCGCCGCGTGATGTGGCAGGGCGAGCTGGTGACGCCCTCGCAAGGCGAGCCGGTGCGCTTTCTGGAGACGTTGAAGCAGTGA
- the ygfZ gene encoding CAF17-like 4Fe-4S cluster assembly/insertion protein YgfZ, translated as MKSAFLPDRGVVKVAGEDARNFLNGLITTDLDRLKPGLGRFGALLTPQGKIVVDFLITEVPAGHGGGFLIDCPKALAETFATKLKFYKLRAKVTVENLSDSLGVLAAWGGPLAAQPDLAFADPRNGELGYRILIPEDLGQKLSDLIGAELVEATEYESHRIALGVPRGGLDFMYGDAFPHETNMDRLAGVDFDKGCYVGQEVVSRMQHRGTARTRSVKVLLDGPSPEAGATILAGDKQVGTIGSTAGGKGIALVRIDRVADALDAGQPLTAGGLELTLAEPESVRIPTKQPIA; from the coding sequence ATGAAATCAGCGTTTCTTCCCGACCGGGGCGTGGTCAAGGTCGCGGGCGAGGATGCGCGCAACTTCCTCAACGGCCTCATCACGACCGACCTCGACAGGCTCAAGCCGGGCCTGGGCCGATTCGGTGCGTTACTGACGCCGCAGGGCAAGATCGTCGTGGATTTCCTGATCACGGAGGTGCCCGCCGGCCATGGCGGCGGGTTCCTGATCGACTGCCCGAAAGCGTTGGCGGAAACATTCGCCACCAAGCTGAAATTCTACAAGCTGCGCGCCAAGGTCACGGTGGAAAACCTGTCGGACAGTCTCGGCGTGCTCGCAGCCTGGGGTGGCCCACTCGCGGCGCAGCCGGACCTTGCCTTTGCCGATCCGCGCAATGGCGAGCTCGGCTATCGCATCCTGATCCCCGAGGATCTCGGGCAGAAGCTGTCCGACCTGATCGGCGCAGAGCTCGTCGAGGCCACCGAGTACGAGTCCCACCGCATCGCGCTCGGCGTTCCCCGCGGCGGGCTGGACTTCATGTACGGCGACGCGTTCCCGCACGAAACCAATATGGACCGGCTCGCCGGCGTCGATTTCGACAAGGGTTGCTATGTCGGCCAAGAGGTCGTCTCGCGCATGCAGCATCGCGGCACCGCGCGCACCCGCAGCGTCAAGGTGCTGCTTGACGGTCCCTCGCCCGAGGCCGGAGCAACCATTCTCGCCGGCGACAAGCAAGTCGGCACCATCGGCTCGACGGCGGGCGGCAAAGGCATCGCGCTGGTGCGCATCGACCGCGTTGCGGACGCTCTCGACGCCGGCCAGCCGCTCACCGCCGGCGGCCTCGAACTGACGCTCGCAGAACCCGAGAGCGTGCGCATTCCAACCAAGCAACCCATCGCATGA
- a CDS encoding DNA-3-methyladenine glycosylase I → MSRAPRLHPDGKTRCPWPGEDPLYVAYHDTEWGVPEYDDRALYEKLILDGFQAGLSWITILRKRDNFRKAFDDFQPEKIARYNEKKVHALMNDAGIVRNKAKIDGTILSAKSYLGIMEKGPGFSKLLWDFMDGKPKVNHFKTTASVPASTPLSVQISKELSSRGFKFVGPTIVYAFMQATGMVNDHLVDCHCHATCGKTQRKPRLRDK, encoded by the coding sequence ATGAGCCGCGCCCCTCGCCTGCATCCCGACGGAAAGACGCGTTGCCCCTGGCCCGGCGAAGATCCGCTATATGTCGCCTATCACGACACCGAATGGGGCGTGCCGGAATATGACGACCGCGCGCTCTATGAGAAGCTGATCCTCGACGGTTTCCAGGCCGGCCTGTCCTGGATCACGATCCTGCGCAAGCGCGACAATTTCCGCAAAGCCTTCGACGATTTCCAGCCAGAGAAGATCGCGCGCTACAACGAGAAGAAGGTGCATGCGCTGATGAACGACGCCGGCATCGTGCGCAACAAGGCCAAGATCGACGGCACGATCCTGAGCGCGAAGTCGTATCTCGGTATCATGGAGAAGGGACCCGGCTTCTCGAAGCTGCTGTGGGACTTCATGGACGGGAAGCCCAAGGTCAACCATTTCAAGACCACCGCGAGCGTGCCGGCCTCGACGCCGCTGTCCGTGCAGATCTCCAAGGAGCTGTCCTCGCGCGGCTTCAAGTTCGTCGGCCCGACCATCGTCTATGCCTTCATGCAGGCGACGGGCATGGTCAACGACCATCTCGTCGACTGCCATTGCCACGCGACCTGCGGCAAGACGCAGCGCAAGCCGCGCCTTAGGGACAAATGA
- a CDS encoding YfbR-like 5'-deoxynucleotidase: MTAKKTAHDAQSRAWQRMLSGRRLDLLDPSPLDIEIADIAHGLARVARWNGQTTGAHIFSVAQHTLLVETVMRHEMPGVDQRMRLAALLHDAPEYVIGDMISPFKAVLDGHYKAVEKRLLGAIHIRFGLPPELPDEITQAIKAADRGAAYLEATELAGFSESEARRLFGKDPDLSDSVRRDYLTPWTAARAEKQFLERFGAVFA, translated from the coding sequence ATGACGGCGAAGAAGACCGCGCACGATGCGCAGTCCCGCGCCTGGCAGCGCATGCTGTCCGGCCGGCGGCTCGACCTGCTCGACCCCTCTCCGCTCGATATCGAGATCGCCGACATCGCACATGGCTTGGCGCGGGTGGCGCGCTGGAACGGGCAGACGACAGGCGCACATATCTTCTCGGTCGCGCAGCACACGTTGCTGGTGGAAACCGTGATGCGGCACGAGATGCCGGGCGTCGATCAGCGCATGCGGCTTGCGGCGCTGCTGCACGATGCGCCCGAATATGTGATCGGCGACATGATCTCTCCGTTCAAGGCGGTGCTCGATGGCCATTACAAGGCGGTCGAGAAACGCCTGCTCGGCGCCATCCATATCCGCTTCGGCCTGCCGCCGGAGCTGCCGGACGAGATCACGCAGGCCATCAAGGCCGCCGATCGCGGCGCGGCCTATCTGGAAGCGACCGAGCTTGCCGGCTTCAGCGAGAGCGAGGCGCGGCGCCTGTTCGGCAAGGATCCCGACCTCTCCGACAGCGTTCGGCGCGACTACCTCACGCCCTGGACCGCGGCGCGGGCCGAAAAGCAGTTTCTGGAGCGGTTCGGCGCGGTGTTCGCGTAG
- a CDS encoding tyrosine phosphatase family protein, which translates to MIHVCSLAALPETVRLTKASHVLTVMANVEQVARPVSVLPANHLKVSMDDITEEMDGFVAPSETHIEQVLNFVRGWDRSAPLVVHCYAGISRSTASAFAAVCALNPNRDEIEIARKIRAASPIASPNRRIVSLADRALGRNGRMLRALDEMGPGAMMVEGHPFVIELE; encoded by the coding sequence ATGATCCACGTCTGTTCCCTCGCCGCGCTTCCCGAAACTGTCCGCCTCACCAAGGCCAGCCACGTGCTGACCGTGATGGCCAATGTCGAGCAGGTGGCGCGGCCGGTGTCGGTGTTGCCGGCCAACCATCTCAAGGTGTCGATGGACGACATCACCGAGGAGATGGACGGCTTCGTCGCGCCGTCCGAGACGCATATCGAGCAGGTGCTGAATTTCGTGCGCGGCTGGGATCGCTCTGCGCCGCTGGTGGTGCATTGCTACGCCGGCATCAGCCGCTCCACCGCGAGCGCGTTTGCAGCGGTGTGCGCACTCAACCCGAATCGTGACGAGATCGAGATCGCCCGCAAGATCCGCGCAGCCTCGCCGATCGCCTCGCCGAACCGGCGCATCGTCAGCCTCGCCGATCGGGCATTGGGACGCAACGGCCGGATGCTGCGCGCGCTCGACGAGATGGGCCCGGGCGCGATGATGGTCGAGGGCCACCCCTTCGTGATCGAGCTCGAATGA